The window AAAATACATAACCAGCTAAATATAAATATCTTTCTCGCCCTCATCAATTTTGGTGAGGGCTTTTTTGGTAACCTCTTTTATTTTTTCTTCTTTAATTGTATCAATTATTTTTTCATAATAATTATCATTTACAAGGCCATTACTAAAACTTTTTTCATATTCCTTAAAGGTCATCAGAGCATTAGAGGTGCAAAATTTTTCAATCTCCCCGCTTTTAGCCATATTCATAAAACTTTGGCCGGTACGTTCACGGCGGTAACAGGCGGTACAAAAGCTGGGCAAATAGCCCTCATTACAAAGGCCGGCTACTACCTCATTTAAAGTACGGTCATCGCTGGTGGTAAATTGGCTGGTATCTCTTTCGCGAACCCCGCTGTAACCGCCCACATCGGTGCTGCTGGCGGCGCTCATTTGGCTAATACCTAATTGGAGGGCCTTTCGGCGCAGTTCTTCCGTCTCACGGGTAGAGAGGATTAAGCCGGTATAAGGCACAGCCAACCTAATGACGGCGATGAGCTTTAAAAAATCGTCATCGTTTACTAAATAAGGAAAATTTGATAAATCCATACCTTTAGCCGCCTTAAGGCGCGGTACACTGATGGTATGAGCGCCGGCGCCAAAATCTTGTTCCAATATGTTACTGTGGTTGAGCATAGCAAGGGTTTCGTATTTATAATCATACAAGCCGTATAAAACGCCTAAGCCTACGTCATCTAGTCCGGCCGTCATCGCGCGGTGCATGGCGGCGGTGTGGTAGGCAAAGTTGCCCTTTGGCCCTTTGTGCATGGCCTCGTAGGTAGATTGATGATAACTTTCTTGAAACAAGATATAAGTGCCAATGTCGGCCTCTTTTAATAATTTATACTCTTCCACACCGGTGGCGGCAATATTTACGTTAATACGGCGCAGATTATGGCCGTTATAATTGACGCTGTAAATAGTTTTAATAGCCTCTATTATGTAATTGATGGGCACATTGATAGGGTCTTCTCCTACCTCTAGGGCGATACGTTTGTGGCCCATCTTGAGTAGAGCCAAAGTTTCGGCTTTAATCTGCTCCATTGTTAATTTGACACGCGGCATAGCTTTATTATTAACGCTGTAACCGCAATAGGCGCAGCTATTGACAC is drawn from Spirochaetaceae bacterium and contains these coding sequences:
- the hydG gene encoding [FeFe] hydrogenase H-cluster radical SAM maturase HydG, translating into MNQQHITQAIANESLMNQALTAGQNLNIETVLAKAALGKGLTLTEAAALLHINTEQQREALFSTAKKVKQKIYGPRIVLFAPLYLANYCVNSCAYCGYSVNNKAMPRVKLTMEQIKAETLALLKMGHKRIALEVGEDPINVPINYIIEAIKTIYSVNYNGHNLRRINVNIAATGVEEYKLLKEADIGTYILFQESYHQSTYEAMHKGPKGNFAYHTAAMHRAMTAGLDDVGLGVLYGLYDYKYETLAMLNHSNILEQDFGAGAHTISVPRLKAAKGMDLSNFPYLVNDDDFLKLIAVIRLAVPYTGLILSTRETEELRRKALQLGISQMSAASSTDVGGYSGVRERDTSQFTTSDDRTLNEVVAGLCNEGYLPSFCTACYRRERTGQSFMNMAKSGEIEKFCTSNALMTFKEYEKSFSNGLVNDNYYEKIIDTIKEEKIKEVTKKALTKIDEGEKDIYI